Part of the Pseudomonadota bacterium genome is shown below.
AGTCGGTTGCGGAAGCCAGACCCTTGGTTGCCAGAACCCGCGTTATCGCCGAGGTCAGGGTTGTCTTACCATGATCGATGTGGCCGATCGTTCCAATGTTTACGTGCGGCTTAGTCCTTTCAAATTTCTCTTTTGCCATGATCTTTCCTCAAAAGTCTTTATATAAAACCTTTAATCCTCTTAATTATCCGTTCAGCTTTTTTCTCGGGCACCGTGTCAAAAGTTGCATACTGCATGGTGAAACTGGCACGCCCCTGCGTTGCAGAACGTAAATCGGTCGAATAACCGAACATCTCAGCCAGCGGCACGTTGGCAGTAACGACCTGAATGCCTTCCTGACGGGCACCCATACCAAGAATCCTGGCCCGCTTGCTGTTTAAATCCGCAATCACATCACCGAGATTTGCCTCGGGTAAAACTATTTCAAGCTCCATGATCGGTTCCAGCAGGGTGGGCTGTGCCTGCTCAAGGGCCTTGCGAAGCGCCATGGAAGCTGCAACGCCAAATGCCTGTTCAGAGGAATTCTCCTCATGGTAGGAACCGTCAACCAAGCTGACCCTGATGTCTACGACCGGAAAACCAATCAGGACACCGGAATCGAGAC
Proteins encoded:
- the tuf gene encoding elongation factor Tu (EF-Tu; promotes GTP-dependent binding of aminoacyl-tRNA to the A-site of ribosomes during protein biosynthesis; when the tRNA anticodon matches the mRNA codon, GTP hydrolysis results; the inactive EF-Tu-GDP leaves the ribosome and release of GDP is promoted by elongation factor Ts; many prokaryotes have two copies of the gene encoding EF-Tu); translated protein: MAKEKFERTKPHVNIGTIGHIDHGKTTLTSAITRVLATKGLASATD